Genomic DNA from Deltaproteobacteria bacterium:
CTAGGTTTATTAACCGCGATTTTACGAGCACGACGAAATTTATAGCAATTTGTTTGTGAATAGGAGCAAGCAAAAGATGCCCTACGAACCAGCACAGGTAATACCTGCCTCATTGTCCACTATAGTCGATGATATTCCCTATTGGTTTGTCATTGGTGGTCAAGCAGTGCGTTGTTTATGCCCCTATCGCCCAAGCAGAGACGTTGATTTTGGCGTTGAAAATGTAAAAAATCTCGATGCCTTAATGGCAGTACTGCAACAACGTGGCACAACTGAAATACTTGAACGGTCAAACGACACTGTGCACCTTTTATGCAACGATATAAAAATTTCTATTTTTTCTTTGCCTATATTGCAGCCTTTTATTGAAGGAAAGCGTTTAGGCGTAACTGGCATTCTTGCAACTAAAATGCATGCAATTATCGACCGGGGCTTGCGACGCGATTTTTTTGATTTATATGTTGTGCTACAAAGTCAAAAACTAAGTATAAACGATTGCCTTACCGCCTT
This window encodes:
- a CDS encoding nucleotidyl transferase AbiEii/AbiGii toxin family protein, translating into MPYEPAQVIPASLSTIVDDIPYWFVIGGQAVRCLCPYRPSRDVDFGVENVKNLDALMAVLQQRGTTEILERSNDTVHLLCNDIKISIFSLPILQPFIEGKRLGVTGILATKMHAIIDRGLRRDFFDLYVVLQSQKLSINDCLTALRTVYNKTVPDGLLLRALTYFDDAAREAALPGEGINDFSIIKDFFIAKVGSLITPPHKTLAIQSQQIDIHD